The following are encoded in a window of Staphylococcus piscifermentans genomic DNA:
- the tadA gene encoding tRNA adenosine(34) deaminase TadA, with amino-acid sequence MTTDENYMKFALEEAAKAERIGEVPIGAVIVKNGEVIARAHNLRETAQQPTAHAEHIAIERAAEAVGSWRLEDCTLYVTLEPCVMCSGAIVMSRIPRVVYGAADPKGGCSGSLMDLLQEPRFNHRAEVVSGVLEAECSQLLKNFFKQLRDKKKLMKKSTENE; translated from the coding sequence ATGACTACAGATGAAAATTATATGAAATTTGCATTAGAAGAAGCAGCAAAAGCAGAACGTATCGGTGAAGTGCCAATTGGTGCAGTAATTGTGAAAAATGGTGAAGTGATTGCGCGTGCTCATAATTTACGAGAAACGGCACAGCAGCCGACCGCACATGCAGAACACATCGCCATCGAGAGGGCTGCTGAAGCAGTAGGCAGCTGGCGCTTGGAAGACTGTACATTATATGTGACTTTGGAACCTTGTGTCATGTGTTCAGGTGCTATCGTGATGAGTCGGATTCCGCGTGTAGTGTATGGAGCTGCTGATCCAAAAGGCGGATGCAGCGGCAGCTTGATGGATTTATTGCAAGAACCGCGTTTCAACCATCGTGCTGAAGTGGTCAGTGGGGTATTGGAAGCAGAATGCAGCCAATTGCTTAAAAACTTTTTTAAACAGTTGCGAGACAAGAAGAAATTAATGAAAAAATCTACAGAAAACGAATAA
- a CDS encoding deoxynucleoside kinase produces MNQPYIAIEGPIGVGKSTLAHYLSDTLHYHEAQEIVDENPFLSDFYEDISTWSFQTEMFFLCNRYKQVQDLEQQASGIVSDYHIFKNKIFARQTLTDTEFDKFSRIYKILTEDLRMPNVVIFLDADLEVLKQRIAKRNRSFEHQIEDDYLLNLKQAYWEFYQSLKAQGKQAKWIDTTELDFVNHPDDYAQILNIVQAMIGGTTHE; encoded by the coding sequence ATGAATCAACCTTATATTGCCATAGAAGGTCCTATAGGAGTAGGAAAATCTACTTTGGCGCACTATTTGAGCGACACACTGCACTATCATGAAGCCCAAGAAATTGTGGATGAAAATCCCTTCCTTTCTGATTTCTATGAGGACATCTCAACTTGGAGTTTCCAAACTGAAATGTTCTTTTTATGTAACAGATACAAGCAAGTTCAAGATCTTGAGCAACAGGCTTCTGGTATTGTCAGTGATTATCATATTTTTAAAAATAAAATCTTTGCTCGTCAAACTTTGACAGATACAGAATTCGATAAATTCAGCCGCATCTATAAAATATTAACGGAAGATTTGAGAATGCCGAATGTGGTTATTTTTCTAGATGCTGATTTAGAAGTTCTGAAACAACGTATTGCCAAACGTAATCGTAGTTTCGAACATCAAATTGAAGATGACTATTTATTGAATTTAAAGCAAGCGTATTGGGAATTCTATCAATCCTTAAAAGCACAAGGTAAACAAGCCAAATGGATTGATACTACGGAACTTGATTTCGTTAATCATCCTGATGATTACGCACAGATATTAAACATTGTTCAAGCAATGATAGGAGGCACAACACATGAATAA